From Hydractinia symbiolongicarpus strain clone_291-10 chromosome 12, HSymV2.1, whole genome shotgun sequence, one genomic window encodes:
- the LOC130621871 gene encoding chondroitin sulfate synthase 2-like — protein sequence MILEKGSMRRQFQVRLLLPVIIGICIGIIFTHFYDPIPNVSCKPERYQYEKMSKISKVLKRVNVQKIHVDPVAVKPKSSHFNYDFRPYFVYSELGFKFDVVVGIMTYEQHLTSFALAINNTWSQDLSKVIFFTPYSKDSKFHDRYNVRLNLNVVQLPDIVEGSSPLEFSYRILKYMKDHFLNSYKWFVQTPDDIYIDPKNLMQFLYSLNSSMDAYIGHPVKINAPSKHDKVVDSSRYYCSQRSAIILSRTTLLKLSVSPNLFNSPFDIALADSIFKDIGIHCRSNGNFQDLFVLDKVKKNQYIKTEYNHQNIIAVSGLTSPRMFYEITKKKVLYKLQQTKQDVKQLQHYIRSLLPKLPAEVPEKTLHWPIGFPPPFKPATRFEVIKWTYFDDKRFYAFSDGEAVSNDEIYRNDVSEIFETMKYVIHKEHGVSKQYLKLVNGYRRLDPQRGAEYSFDVRKQISNTNKFDIIRMHVLRPFTKVEALTMPAATEQKGIHIVLPVLREDINRYEKFLQMYKRVCLQTGENVVLLTVFINIRGGEFEGAESDQFVEPKRLIARYKHSYMWAQLPWLQVGVKQHSPVLIMDIVSMKLPSNALIFLMSLSTEFTINFLNRCRVNVVSGIQVFFPIPFIQYDPKIAFQNKPLPTFVDVHRDNGFWDETSDDTACFNNHDYKNLRMSKSTFLDESSNVEESLLHVFQSSNIQVFRAVDSELRKGYVAPTCVKEDDAQYNQCMRHASRRHASRAQLAYYLFQKKTVL from the exons ATGATATTAGAGAAAGGAAGCATGAGACGACAATTTCAAGTTAGACTTTTGTTACCTGTAATAATAGGAATTTGTATTGGAATAATATTCACGCATTTTTATGATCCTATACCAAATGTTTCATGTAAACCTGAACGATATCAGTATGAAAAAATGTCCAAaatttctaaagttttaaagAGAGTTAATGTACAAAAAATACATGTGGATCCTGTTGCAGTCAAACCAAAGTCAAGTCATTTTAACTATGATTTCCGTCCTTATTTTGTATACAGTGAACTTGGATTTAagtttgatgttgttgttggtaTTATGACATATGAGCAGCATCTTACCTCATTTGCATTGGCAATAAATAATACTTGGTCACAAGATttatcaaaagttatattttttacaCCGTATTCTAAGGATAGCAAATTTCATGACCGATATAATGTCCGGCTTAACTTAAATGTTGTACAGCTACCAGATATTGTTGAAGGTTCTTCTCCACTGGAATTTTCGTACAGGATTTTAAAATACATGAAAGATCATTTTTTAAACAGTTACAAGTGGTTTGTGCAAACTCCTGATGATATTTACATAGATCCAAAAAATCTGATGCAGTTTTTATATTCATTAAACAGCTCAATGGATGCATATATTGGACACCCTGTTAAAATAAATGCACCAAGTAAACATGATAAAGTTGTTGATTCTTCAAGATATTACTGTAGCCAGAGGAGTGCGATTATACTAAGTCGGACCACTTTGCTTAAATTATCAGTTTCACCGAATTTATTTAACAGTCCATTTGACATTGCATTAGCAGATTCGATTTTTAAAGACATTGGTATACATTGCAGGAGTAATGGAAAC tTTCAAGATCTCTTTGTTCTTgataaagtaaagaaaaatcAATACATAAAAACTGAATATAACCACCAGAACATTATTGCTGTGTCTGGCTTAACTTCACCTCGTATGTTTTATGAAATAACCAAAAAGAAAGTGCTATACAAACTTCAGCAGACTAAACAAGACGTGAAGCAGCTGCAACACTACATTAGATCTCTCCTGCCTAAACTACCAGCTG AAGTACCTGAAAAAACATTGCATTGGCCTATCGGTTTTCCTCCACCTTTTAAACCAGCAACAAGATTTGAAGTTATCAAATGGACATATTTTGACGACAAAAGATTTTATGCATTTTCTGATGGTGAGGCTGTGTCAAATGATGAAATATACCGAAATGATGTCTCAGAAATATTTGAAACTATGAAATATGTTATTCACAAAGAACATGGTGTTTCGAAACAATATTTAAAGCTTGTAAATGGATATCGTAGACTGGATCCGCAAagag GTGCCGAATACAGTTTCGATGTTAGAAAACAGATTTCAAACACGAACAAATTCGATATCATAAGAATGCATGTACTGAGACCGTTCACAAAGGTTGAAGCGTTGACAATGCCTGCAGCCACTGAACAAAAGGGGATACATATTGTATTACCTGTACTCAG GGAAGACATCAATCGTTACGAGAAATTTTTACAAATGTATAAACGTGTCTGTTTACAAACTGGCGAGAATGTAGTGCTGTTGACGGTGTTTATCAACATCCGTGGAGGAGAGTTTGAAGGAGCTGAGAGTGATCAATTTGTTGAACCGAAACGATTAATTGCAAG ATACAAGCATTCTTACATGTGGGCGCAGTTGCCTTGGTTACAAGTGGGCGTTAAACAACACTCACCAGTGCTGATCATGGATATCGTTTCCATGAAGCTACCTTCAAATGCACTGATATTTTTGATGAGTTTAAGCACGGAATTTACTATCAACTTTTTGAATCGATGTCGTGTGAATGTTGTGAGCGGAATTCAG GTGTTCTTTCCAATTCCCTTCATACAGTATGATCCgaaaatagcatttcaaaatAAACCACTTCCAACCTTTGTTGACGTTCACCGAGATAACGGTTTTTGGGATGAGACATCAGATGATACCGCGTGTTTCAACAATCACGACTACAAAAATCTACGCATGAGCAAAAGTACTTTTCTTGACGAGAGTAGCAACGTGGAGGAGAGTTTATTACATGTGTTTCAAAGTTCAAATATTCAAGTGTTTCGCGCAGTTGATTCCGAGTTGCGGAAAGGTTACGTCGCGCCAACGTGCGTGAAGGAGGATGATGCGCAGTATAATCAGTGCATGCGACACGCAAGTCGCAGACACGCGTCCAGAGCGCAACTGGCGTATTATCTGTTTCAAAAGAAAACTGTGCTATGA
- the LOC130621873 gene encoding cuticle collagen 2C-like isoform X2: protein MVGKLALGLLFLACMCHARKVQEAYMYHGKIVHQEREVKDEERRSAPGDSSGAKRQMCGPQCSPSSCAPTCSPQCCTTIIPMPPPPPPPCPSPPCMPPPPCPSPPCMPPPPPPCVPPACPPSPCTMQGGCGGMVGPPGPPGAMGGMGPMGPMGPMGPMGAAGMPGMMGPPGPCGPMGPCGPPGMPAPAPRPCAPICLHWMAIISQQQAQCPTQCQQTQCCAPPMQAPPPPPPPPPPMMACMPSCAPSCCGR, encoded by the exons ATGGTTGGGAAATTAGCATTGGGACTCCTATTTTTGGCGTGCATGTGCCATGCAcgtaaag TTCAAGAAGCTTACATGTACCATGGTAAAATTGTTCACCAAGAACGTGAAGTAAAAGATGAAG aaagaagAAGTGCTCCAGGAGATTCCTCAG GTGCTAAACGACAAATGTGTGGTCCACAATGTTCTCCCTCCTCATGTGCTCCCACATGCAGTCCACAATGTTGTACCACCATCATCCCAATGccacctccaccaccaccaccatgtCCATCTCCACCATGCATGCCCCCACCACCTTGCCCATCACCCCCTTGCATGCCACCACCGCCGCCACCCTGTGTCCCACCTGCATGCCCGCCTTCACCATGTACCATGCAAGGTGGTTGCGGAGGTATGGTAGGACCACCCGGCCCACCAGGAGCAATGGGGGGAATGGGACCTATGGGACCTATGGGGCCTATGGGACCAATGGGAGCAGCTGGTATGCCAGGAATGATGGGTCCACCAGGACCATGTGGACCAATGGGACCTTGCGGACCACCAGGAATGCCAGCACCTGCACCAAGACCATGCGCACCTATCTGTCTGCACTGGATGGCTATCATTTCTCAGCAACAAGCTCAGTGTCCAACTCAATGTCAACAAACGCAATGCTGTGCGCCACCAATGCAAGCTCCACCAccgccaccaccaccacctccaccgATGATGGCATGTATGCCATCCTGTGCGCCATCATGCTGTGGCAGATAA
- the LOC130621873 gene encoding uncharacterized protein LOC130621873 isoform X1 has protein sequence MVGKLALGLLFLACMCHARKVQEAYMYHGKIVHQEREVKDEERRSAPGDSSASKRQMCGSQCSPSCAPACSTQCCAAAMPPPPPPPPPMAMPCAAPPCMPAPPPAAAPCSPPGCMPAMPAMSAPCMPSMPGCGSMGGMGAAAASVPGPMGPMGPMGPAGAPGMPGMMGPAGPCGPMGPCGPPGMPAPAPRPCSPICIHWMAIVSQQQQQQAPQAATCPGQCQQSQCCAPPMQAPPPPPPPPPPPMAACMPSCAPSCCGR, from the exons ATGGTTGGGAAATTAGCATTGGGACTCCTATTTTTGGCGTGCATGTGCCATGCAcgtaaag TTCAAGAAGCTTACATGTACCATGGTAAAATTGTTCACCAAGAACGTGAAGTAAAAGATGAAG aaagaagAAGTGCTCCAGGAGATTCCTCAG cttCAAAGAGACAGATGTGTGGATCGCAATGTTCACCATCTTGTGCTCCTGCATGTAGCACTCAATGTTGCGCAGCTGCCAtgccaccaccaccacctccaccaccaccaATGGCTATGCCATGTGCAGCCCCGCCATGTATGCCTGCACCTCCACCAGCAGCAGCACCATGCTCACCACCAGGATGTATGCCCGCCATGCCAGCTATGTCAGCTCCATGTATGCCAAGTATGCCAGGATGTGGAAGCATGGGGGGCATGGGAGCTGCCGCTGCATCTGTTCCAGGACCAATGGGGCCTATGGGACCCATGGGTCCAGCAGGAGCACCTGGTATGCCGGGAATGATGGGCCCAGCAGGACCATGTGGACCAATGGGACCTTGCGGACCACCAGGAATGCCAGCACCTGCACCAAGACCATGCTCACCTATTTGCATCCACTGGATGGCAATTGTttcgcaacaacaacaacagcaagcaCCACAAGCTGCCACATGTCCAGGACAATGCCAACAATCTCAGTGCTGCGCACCACCAATGCAAgctccaccaccaccacctccaccaccaccaccaccaatgGCTGCCTGCATGCCATCTTGTGCACCTTCTTGCTGCGGAAGATAA